Proteins encoded in a region of the Acipenser ruthenus chromosome 54, fAciRut3.2 maternal haplotype, whole genome shotgun sequence genome:
- the LOC117398267 gene encoding interferon-induced very large GTPase 1-like, producing the protein MSSEKSVPGEGTREAELEVEMKKTQVRQITHFPEDTREVPSSERELDAKAIIPNPQDQDSPEGPADTSPVTSTAAGPNIPEIAEDTAPTTFTIQDHNIPEIAEDTAPVTCTAQDHTIPEIAEDTALATYTAQDHNTPEIAEDTAPVTTAQDDNTPEIAEDESPVTCSDLAGDTPVMGPSHTSPDISTPPESTVPEDPANSPSTTPASVSPPGEIKIDSVEIDSVSLSWGSPAGMDVIPPSLKITYSSSVKDNTLSITAPSNSTFIPKLRPGREYSFTITAMVENGTESTAVSASVCTKPSPPGEVKIDSVESNSVSLSWSSPYNMDGIPHTFYITYSSSGKSHQDSITTPSNSTVISELRPGREYSFTVTTMLKNGTQSTPVSTSVCTKPSPPGEIKIDSVETDSVSLSWGRPAGMKEIPHSFKISYSSSVEDNTLYINVVSNSTVISELRPGKGYTFTVTTVLENGTQSMPVSTSVCTKTHLEDLLCMLGLENCFPGKITLSTVLEIGTESITDEPIQSLKKLPWCFLKRLMMVNVTARSTKCSAAETDTDSILQDLDSVLELTASNDDQDTNIINPLDLLVALFLCSDSFLQQEMMLKMLMCQFAVPLLLPDCSTSQCTLMLWAMRDIVKKFRPRSLADSKGFVEDSIVSTAMPMISFVRLGDCSLSKSQILNQVLSNPQQYHDFFTHRDMECGNVPRRISNGLVEIGWYLPCGKKNLDIFPEPIAVANLRGDLLSFQKQFSILCQTSSTVFIFFDSIAESKCKLLSSAGDIKAQLYLVGNFPNTTEKKNFLKNLASQLQLSTSHILLKNKQTNDAEFVSKLRLTMNDIMENCQHTMTIEGMSAEAHELGIPVDEDCTACQNAKRSAAEITSKINDVVRYKEDQLPLQGKLWKELAKIEKEECRLQKAGDKPLEQYKANLQREKQKLRQQQSSYNMSEAIGCFFTAISNESKEERSYFLKWMRMNLDVIARKKLSGLRDEYKEKCCKFSENKDIIADLDRQISDSSLGIEHFMREMGQLYEAACSLPPSNAYRLQFQDLPSLGADLLLDGFPLELVDGDASNIPVKWVTDVLTELHRKVQPKSRLLVVTVLGVQSTGKSTLLNTMFGVQFAVSSGRCTRGAFMLLIRVKEDLKGVLKCDFILVIDTEGLKSPELAQLEDSYEHDNELATLVVGLSDVTIINIAMENSTEMKDILQIVVHAFLRMDKVGKKPNCQFVHQNVGDVSAHDNNARDRNKLLEQLNEMTQAAARMEKLDPNTKLTDVMEYDPEHNNWYIPGLWHGIPPMAPVNTGYSETVYEFKKSLIEVLKSCKFQTLKEFLEWTRSLWKAVKYENFIFSFRNSLVAEAYSNVCVEFNKWEWAFQKHMYNWLATAETRISNTNEQSSNLDEFLSSLQAEAFQELTSQEMTSLEKLTKYYDSKEGHVNLVESYRATFERSIKTLRIETENSVTNKLTAAIDFQKEMKKVHDVNEKHKAILEERVLQLLAKCRKRNKDLSEEQLKNKFEKMWEETVKRLDFKGLEKIDIGLDVFNQLRNKLKRNVGAVNMVLNEATDLTEYGKTQFNVTDKHFDPVWCKKHHADPMDLSTNPKEEAEAMVKSVTEQCMEFVANKKRSKTDYHETYTRELLEMIDVKLKGTEKLQTNAQFEVDLKLHICGFAAREFQQMHEDFIKVNDPLNHLEKFRPQYSSDFIDLYHKKDQSQKKAGEFTERCLKPAVREYVNKALGLDIVDEMLTGADSLKYSTRSYFQHSILKQLLDDNNFKKYVEYSTNYNGFVKGWILNRIIDQFSNSKALSDLQVKRFEAITKKIQEAIEKEKKTLTKSETILTLLKKICSNLNSDIVISTGNLGLTFIHNKANREEFIEYLQKSVNEMKTSLSAEVSQGCDINKKLNKLPFKPQDELFKRMFGCGKQCPFCKVPCEAGGKDHEQHHASVHRPQGLGEHRWSKSEKLMVDVCSTAVQSFVRFQNSDTQGKYHPYKYYRKFYPDWNIAPDASIEASDYWKYILTAFNEQFAEEYKAKPADIPKQWRRITKEQALKSINEVYNME; encoded by the exons ATGTCCTCAGAGAAGAGCGTGCCAGGTGAGGGGACTCGAGAGGCTGAACTCGAGGTAGAAATGAAGAAAACGCAGGTCAGACAAATCACTCACTTTCCTGAGGACACCAGAGAAGTGCCCAGCTCAGAGAGAGAACTGGACGCTAAAGCCATCATCCCAAATCCTCAAGACCAGGACAGCCCTGAGGGTCCAGCAGACACGTCACCAGTCACCTCTACTGCTGCTGGACCAAATATCCCTGAGATTGCTGAAGACACTGCACCTACCACCTTCACTATTCAAGATCACAATATCCCTGAGATTGCTGAAGACACTGCACCTGTCACCTGCACTGCTCAAGATCACACTATCCCTGAGATTGCTGAAGACACTGCACTTGCCACCTACACTGCTCAAGATCACAATACCCCTGAGATTGCAGAAGACACTGCACCTGTCACCACTGCTCAAGATGACAATACCCCTGAGATTGCAGAAGATGAGTCACCTGTCACCTGCAGTGATCTAGCAGGAGACACGCCAGTCATGGGTCCATCACATACATCACCTGACATCTCCACTCCTCCGGAATCTACAGTTCCAGAGGATCCAGCAAACAGTCCATCCACTACCCCAGCGTCTGTGTCCCCTCCTGGAGagataaagatagactcagtggAAATCGATTCTGTCtctctgagctggggcagtcctgCTGGTATGGACGTGATCCCACCCAGTTTGAAAATCACctattcaagctctgtcaaggaCAACACTCTTTCCATCACTGCACCCTCAAATTCCACTTTCATCCCAAagctgagacctgggagagagtacagCTTCACAATCACCGCAATGGTAGAGAATGGGACCGAGAGCACGGCTGTTTCAGCATCTGTCTGTACAA AACCATCCCCTCCTGGAGAGGTAAAGATAGACTCAGTGGAAAGCAATTCTGTCTCTCTGAGCTGGAGCAGTCCTTACAATATGGATGGGATCCCACACACCTTTTACATTACCTATTCTAGCTCTGGTAAGAGTCACCAAGACTCCATCACTAcaccctccaattccactgtcatctctgagctgagacctgggagggagtacagcttcacagtcaccacaATGCTAAAGAATGGGACCCAGAGCACGCCTGTTTCAACATCTGTCTGCACAA AACCGTCTCCTCCTGGAGagataaagatagactcagtggAAACCGATTCtgtttctctgagctggggcagACCTGCTGGTATGAAAGAGATCCCTCACAGTTTTAAAATTTCCTATTCAAGCTCTGTTGAGGACAACACTCTTTACATCAATGTAGTctccaattccactgtcatctctgAGCTGAGACCTGGGAAAGGATACaccttcacagtcaccacagtgctggagaatgggacccagagcaTGCCTGTTTCAACATCTGTCTGCACAA AAACACATCTAGAAGATTTGCTGTGCATGCTGGGACTGGAGAACTGCTTCCCAGGCAAGATTACGTTGAGTACTGTCCTTGAGATCGGTACAGAGAGTATTACAGATGAACCGATTCAATCACTGAAAAAACTCCCCTGGTGCTTTCTGAAAAGACTAATGATGGTAAATGTGACAGCTCGGAGTACCAAGtgcagtgctgctgagacagataCAGACTCGATATTGCAAGACCTTGACAGTGTTCTTGAACTTACAGCTAGTAATGATGATCAAGACACAAATATAATCAATCCACTTGATCTCTTAGTAGCACTCTTTCTGTGCTCAGACAGCTTCCTGCAGCAGGAAATGATGTTAAAAATGTTGATGTGCCAGTTTGCTGTACCTCTCTTGCTCCCTGACTGCAGCACCAGTCAGTGTACATTAATGCTGTGGGCCATGCGAgacattgtgaagaagtttagaCCCCGTTCATTAGCTGACTCAAAAGGGTTTGTAGAAGACAGTATAGTCAGCACTGCCATGCCAATGATCTCTTTTGTCAGGCTGGGTGACTGCAGTTTATCAAAGTCTCAGATTCTGAATCAGGTTCTCAGTAACCCCCAGCAGTACCATGATTTCTTTACCCATCGTGACATGGAATGTGGAAATGTTCCACGGAGAATTTCAAACGGTCTAGTGGAAATAGGTTGGTACCTTCCTTGTGGAAAGAAAAACTTGGACATCTTTCCAGAACCTATAGCTGTTGCCAACCTTCGTGGAGATCTCCTTTCCTTTCAGAAACAGTTTTCCATTTTATGTCAAACATCCTCGACAGTCTTCATATTTTTTGACAGTATTGCGGAGAGCAAGTGCAAGCTCTTGTCCTCTGCAGGAGATATTAAAGCCCAATTGTATTTGGTTGGAAATTTTCcaaatacaacagagaaaaaaaactttCTGAAAAACTTGGCTTCACAATTACAATTAAGTACAAGTCATATCCTATTGAAGAATAAGCAGACCAATGACGCAGAGTTTGTGTCAAAACTGCGCTTAACTATGAATGACATCATGGAAAACTGTCAACACACAATGACTATTGAAGGCATGTCTGCTGAAGCACATGAATTGGGGATTCCTGTAGATGAAGACTGCACTGCATGTCAGAACGCTAAGAGAAGTGCTGCAGAAATCACATCTAAAATCAACGATGTGGTGCGATATAAAGAGGATCAGTTGCCATTGCAAGGGAAGCTTTGGAAGGAGCTGGCTAAAATAGAAAAGGAGGAGTGTAGACTACAGAAGGCAGGAGACAAACCTCTTGAACAATATAAAGCCAATCtgcaaagagaaaaacagaaactgaGACAACAGCAAAGCAGTTATAATATGTCTGAAGCAATCGGATGTTTCTTTACTGCTATATCCAATGAAAGCAAAGAAGAACGATCCTATTTTCTAAAGTGGATGAGGATGAACTTGGATGTTATAGCACGAAAGAAACTTTCCGGTCTTCGTGATGAATACAAAGAAAAGTGTTGCAAGTTCTCAGAGAACAAAGACATAATTGCAGACTTGGATAGACAAATATCAGACAGCTCTTTAGGAATTGAACATTTCATGCGTGAGATGGGGCAGCTTTATGAAGCAGCGTGCTCCCTTCCTCCAAGTAATGCATATCGTCTGCAATTTCAAGATCTTCCCAGTTTGGGGGCAGATCTGCTGTTGGACGGCTTCCCTCTTGAGCTGGTGGATGGAGATGCATCAAATATCCCTGTAAAATGGGTGACTGATGTCCTAACTGAGCTCCACAGGAAAGTCCAACCCAAGAGCAGGCTGCTGGTTGTAACAGTGCTGGGAGTCCAAAGCACTGGGAAGTCTACCCTCCTCAACACAATGTTTGGGGTTCAGTTTGCAGTTAGCAGTGGCAGATGCACAAGAGGAGCCTTCATGCTGTTAATCAGAGTCAAAGAGGATCTTAAAGGAGTGCTGAAATGTGATTTTATCTTGGTAATCGACACTGAAGGTCTGAAATCTCCAGAACTGGCACAACTAGAAGACAGCTACGAACATGACAATGAGCTTGCAACACTGGTTGTAGGTTTGAGTGACGTCACCATAATAAACATTGCAATGGAGAACTCCACAGAGATGAAGGATATCCTACAGATCGTGGTGCACGCCTTTCTTAGAATGGACAAAGTGGGGAAGAAACCAAACTGTCAGTTTGTGCACCAGAATGTGGGGGATGTGTCTGCTCATGACAACAATGCAAGGGACAGGAATAAGCTTCTAGAACAGCTGAATGAGATGACACAGGCAGCTGCCAGGATGGAGAAGCTAGATCCTAACACCAAACTCACAGATGTAATGGAGTATGACCCCGAACACAATAACTGGTACATCCCTGGCCTGTGGCATGGCATTCCTCCAATGGCTCCAGTGAACACAGGCTACAGTGAAACGGTGTATGAGTTCAAGAAGAGTTTGATTGAAGTGTTAAAAAGCTGCAAATTCCAAACACTTAAAGAGTTCCTGGAGTGGACAAGAAGTTTGTGGAAAGCTGTTAAATATGAGAACTTCATCTTCAGCTTCAGAAACAGTCTAGTGGCTGAGGCTTACAGTAATGTGTGTGTTGAATTTAATAAATGGGAATGGGCCTTCCAAAAGCACATGTACAACTGGCTGGCAACTGCTGAGACAAGGATTTCAAATACCAATGAGCAGTCCTCAAACCTTGATGAGTTTCTCAGCAGTTTACAAGCAGAGGCATTTCAAGAACTGACATCACAAGAAATGACATCTCTGGAGAAACTGACTAAATACTATGACAGTAAGGAGGGACATGTTAATCTTGTAGAAAGCTACAGAGCCACCTTTGAGAGAAGCATTAAAACTCTTAGGATTGAAACTGAAAACTCTGTGACAAACAAGTTGACAGCAGCGATTGATTTTCAAAAAGAAATGAAGAAAGTACATGATGTCAATGAAAAGCATAAAGCAATATTAGAGGAAAGAGTATTGCAACTGCTAGCAAAGTGTAGGAAAAGAAATAAGGATTTATCTGAGGAGCAGCTGAAAAACAAATTTGAAAAGATGTGGGAAGAGACAGTGAAGAGACTGGATTTTAAAGGTTTAGAGAAAATAGACATTGGATTAGATGTTTTTAATCAATtgagaaacaaattaaaaagaaatgtaggTGCAGTTAACATGGTGTTAAATGAGGCCACAGATCTGACTGAATAtggaaaaacacagtttaatgtAACTGATAAACACTTTGATCCTGTATGGTGCAAAAAACACCACGCTGATCCCATGGACCTGTCAACAAACCCCAAAGAGGAAGCAGAGGCGATGGTGAAATCTGTAACAGAACAGTGCATGGAGTttgtagcaaacaaaaaaaggagtAAAACTGACTACCATGAGACGTACACCAGAGAGCTGTTAGAAATGATAGATGTCAAGCTGAAGGGAACTGAGAAGCTCCAGACCAACGCCCAGTTTGAGGTTGATCTGAAGCTGCACATCTGTGGGTTTGCTGCCAGGGAATTCCAGCAGATGCACGAAGATTTCATTAAAGTCAATGACCCTCTGAACCATCTGGAAAAGTTCAGGCCGCAGTACAGTTCTGACTTCATAGATCTTTACCACAAGAAGGACCAGAGCCAAAAGAAGGCTGGAGAATTCACTGAGCGCTGCCTCAAGCCTGCAGTGAGGGAGTATGTCAACAAAGCCCTTGGGTTAGATATTGTGGATGAAATGCTGACTGGTGCAGACTCTCTGAAATACAGCACCCGGTCATATTTCCAGCATTCAATTCTGAAACAGCTGCTGGAtgacaataattttaaaaagtatgtgGAATACAGTACAAACTATAACGGTTTTGTCAAGGGTTGGATATTGAATCGTATTATTGATCAGTTTTCAAACAGTAAAGCCCTTTCAGATTTACAAGTGAAACGTTTTGaagcaataacaaaaaaaatacaagaagccattgaaaaagaaaagaagactTTAACAAAGAGCGAAACCATTTTAACGCTTCTTAAAAAGATCTGCAGTAATTTAAACAGTGACATTGTGATTTCCACAGGCAATCTTGGATTAACATTTATccataacaaagcaaacagagAAGAGTTCATTGAATATCTTCAGAAGAGTGTGAATGAAATGAAGACATCTCTAAGTGCTGAAGTTTCTCAAGGGTGTGATATCAATAAGAAACTAAACAAGCTGCCATTTAAGCCACAGGACGAGCTGTTTAAGAGGATGTTTggctgtggaaagcagtgtccgTTCTGCAAGGTCCCCTGTGAGGCAGGAGGCAAGGACCACGAACAACACCACGCATCCGTGCATCGACCTCAGGGTCTGGGTGAACACAGATGGTCCAAATCTGAAAAACTAATGGTAGATGTATGCTCAACTGCTGTACAGAGTTTCGTGAGATTTCAGAATAGCGACACACAAGGGAAGTATCATCCCTATAAATACTATCGGAAATTCTACCCTGACTGGAACATTGCCCCCGACGCCAGTATTGAAGCCTCTGACTACTGGAAGTACATCCTGACTGCATTTAATGAACAATTTGCAGAGGAGTATAAGGCAAAGCCTGCTGATATCCCTAAGCAATGGAGAAGAATAACAAAGGAACAAGCACTGAAGAGTATTAATGAGGTGTATAACATGGAGTAA